A region from the Xenopus laevis strain J_2021 chromosome 4S, Xenopus_laevis_v10.1, whole genome shotgun sequence genome encodes:
- the fibin.S gene encoding fin bud initiation factor homolog has translation MKGLHFLWIGVLCNLCHGYYTGPLHPEMSNGTLHHYFVPDGDYEENDDPEKCQMLFKVRDDRPCIYEDSLSLKDEFIITKRQIEDAERVLQSIGKSISYDLDGEESYGKYLGRESSQISESFSSSDKSLTELEVKFKQSQENEKNEAKSINDDFVDMMIHTRGVLKETLDISMGLRDKHDLLSLTIRSHGARLSRLKNMYLKV, from the coding sequence ATGAAAGGACTTCATTTTCTGTGGATTGGTGTTTTGTGCAACCTGTGTCATGGATATTACACTGGACCTCTCCATCCAGAAATGTCCAATGGAACCCTGCACCATTATTTTGTTCCTGATGGGGATTATGAAGAGAATGATGATCCTGAGAAATGCCAAATGCTGTTCAAAGTAAGAGACGATCGCCCTTGCATTTATGAAGATTCCCTCTCCTTGAAGGATGAATTCATCATTACTAAAAGGCAGATCGAGGATGCCGAAAGGGTCCTCCAAAGCATCGGGAAAAGTATATCCTACGACCTTGATGGAGAAGAGAGCTATGGCAAGTACCTGGGGAGGGAATCGTCCCAGATTAGCGAATCTTTCTCCAGTTCAGACAAGTCCCTGACAGAACTGGAAGTCAAATTCAAGCAGAGTCAGGAGAATGAGAAGAACGAAGCCAAGAGTATCAATGATGACTTTGTGGACATGATGATCCACACAAGGGGTGTACTCAAGGAAACCTTGGATATTTCCATGGGACTAAGAGACAAGCATGATCTGCTTTCTTTGACCATTAGAAGTCACGGGGCTAGACTTAGCAGGCTGAAAAACATGTACCTAAAGGTTTGA